The following proteins are co-located in the Eublepharis macularius isolate TG4126 chromosome 5, MPM_Emac_v1.0, whole genome shotgun sequence genome:
- the LOC129330999 gene encoding vitamin D3 hydroxylase-associated protein-like: MNLEKLREILPEDGLHASAALACGSVAAVVVWKWVSHKGIQRKMEEARQWRDRSLQQMENVVLKFKQKNPGVQMENILSLSLVELTEKLKEESLSPESVLYAYISQALEVTQEVNCVTDFIYGCEEQLREVKTQKEKGLLYGIPISIKDHIGYKGHISTCGLVHYLGKAEEDDSVIVKVLKKQGAVPFVKTNVPQSMINYDCSNLIFGQTLNPLNHKKSPGGSSGGEGALIAGGGSVLGFGTDVAGSIRLPCSFCGLCGLKPTGNRLSTRGLASPIGGMKSVTATIGPIARNVDSLVLSMKALLCDEMFHLDPSVPPIPFNEEMYNNSKPLRIGYYEDDGYFQPSPSMRRAVRETKHLLQAAGHTLIPFVLPQHDYAVDELFTRGLFSDGAANLLEKFKGDIVDPNLKSQINCYSIPVLLKRILAFILKPVYPRIARDLNALCGVGSAKSLWKHHVAVATYCAEFIVEWRKLKLDVILCPALGPAFNAGYPGKLFAATSYTNLYNVLNFPAGVVPVSTVTSADEEELKHYRGHYGDPWDKRFKKAVEDAVGLPVSIQCVALPWQDELCLRFMKEVETVVHGRRTKI; encoded by the exons ATGAACCTGGAGAAGCTGAGGGAGATCTTGCCTGAGGATGGGCTACATGCTTCTGCAGCCCTTGCCTGTGGCTCGGTGGCAGCTGTGGTGGTGTGGAAATGGGTGTCGCACAAAGGCATCCAGAGGAAGATGGAAGAGGCCAGGCAGTGGCGGGACAGAAGCTTACAGCAAATGGAAAACGTGGTTTTGAAGTTCAAGCAGAAG AACCCTGGAGTCCAAATGGAAAATATTCTCTCCCTGTCTCTGGTAGAACTGACAGAGAAACTGAAGGAGGAGTCTCTTTCCCCAGAGAGTGTCCTGTATGCTTACATAAGCCAG GCTCTGGAAGTGACCCAGGAGGTGAACTGTGTGACGGATTTCATTTATGGATGTGAGGAGCAGCTCCGGGAAGTCAAGACACAGAAGGAGAAAGGCTTGCTGTATGGGATTCCTATCAGCATTAAGGACCACATTGGGTACAAG GGCCACATCTCCACATGCGGCTTGGTGCACTATCTGGGCAAAGCAGAAGAGGATGACAGTGTGATAGTGAAAGTTTTGAAGAAGCAGGGGGCAGTCCCATTTGTGAAAACCAACGTCCCCCAGAGCATGATAAA CTATGACTGCAGCAACCTAATCTTTGGTCAAACGCTGAACCCCCTGAACCACaagaaaagccctggtggctCCTCTGGGGGGGAAGGAGCACTTATTGCGGGAGGAGGGTCCGTCCTAGGCTTTGGGACTGATGTTGCTGGGAGCATACGCCTGCCGTGCAGCTTCTGTGGGCTGTGTGGGCTCAAGCCAACAGGAAATCGGCTGAG CACCCGTGGCCTTGCAAGCCCTATAGGTGGCATGAAGTCAG TTACGGCAACAATTGGCCCAATTGCAAGAAATGTGGACAGCTTGGTTCTGAGTATGAAGGCTCTTCTCTGTGATGAGATGTTCCACCTGGACCCATCAGTGCCTCCTATACCATTCAATGAGGAG atGTATAACAATTCTAAACCCCTCCGAATTGGATATTATGAAGATGATGGATATTTCCAGCCATCTCCCAGCATGAGGAGGGCTGTTCGGGAAACAAAACATCTTCTCCAGGCAGCCGGGCATACg CTTATTCCCTTCGTTCTTCCACAACATGACTACGCTGTAGATGAACTCTTCACCAGAGGCCTCTTTTCAGATGGTGCCGCAAATTTACTGGAGAAGTT CAAAGGAGACATTGTTGATCCAAATCTGAAATCCCAGATCAACTGTTACAGTATTCCAGTTCTGCTGAAGAGGATTTTGGCATTCATCTTGAAGCCTGTG TACCCTCGGATTGCCAGAGATCTCAATGCATTATGTGGAGTTGG GTCAGCAAAAAGCCTGTGGAAGCACCatgtggcagtggca ACTTACTGTGCAGAATTTATTGTTGAATGGAGGAAGTTGAAACTCGATGTCATCCTGTGCCCTGCTTTGGGCCCAGCTTTTAATGCCGGCTATCCTGGAAAATTATTTG CTGCTACATCCTATACCAATTTATACAATGTCCTTAACTTCCCTGCTGGGGTTGTGCCTGTCAGCACTGTTACATCGGCTGATGAAGAAGAACTCAAACACTACAGAGGGCATTATGGAGACCCTTGGGACAAGCGATTCAAAAAG GCTGTTGAAGATGCTGTTGGGCTCCCGGTGTCCATCCAGTGTGTGGCTTTGCCTTGGCAGGATGAATTGTGCCTTCggttcatgaaagaggtggagactGTTGTCCACGGGAGGAGAACAAAAATATGA